The proteins below come from a single Drosophila miranda strain MSH22 chromosome Y unlocalized genomic scaffold, D.miranda_PacBio2.1 Contig_Y1_pilon, whole genome shotgun sequence genomic window:
- the LOC117191435 gene encoding sister chromatid cohesion protein PDS5 homolog A-like has translation MLIYSSIHVDNLIPDPTEAKQRVDWIKNKILHGYYKVGLEDRLLVERLLITSLVPYKLAPEERMKKLYHLLGDLDANATKAFVELQKNQMKTRNTVSDWIKLHHSKEFTPRVLGQLAVKQTTIAKSAPADFRPVRLQWVRMTDIVYPNGCRPLVEDLGTDELIRRLKTLANVLQTMDQDDNLYQQYIPLALHLLDDFFMQHTSRDVQLLIACCIADVLRVYAPEAPYKEQDQIKSIFKFFIKQLHGLKDPRDPSFKRYFYLLENLAFVKSFNMCFELEDCQEIFHDLFSTIFKIVNDQHSAKITNFFLDVLSALITEADNLSVDLLDLLLINIVEPNKSSNRCAAHITEQLLAKTGDALESPIKMFFNRALVMDKPNNKLSITNKKYDIIYELNRINPDLLYSVLPQLENKLLSTDDAERLKATTLLSRMFSEKDSQLSQKYQNLLRTFLGRFCDISEAVRVKCVQSHEWPGLHLQSGHLRTK, from the exons ATGTTAATATACTCGTCTATACATGTGGATAACCTTATTCCTGACCCAACAGAAGCCAAGCAGAGAGTGGACTGGATCAAGAACAAGATACTGCACGGCTACTACAAGGTGGGTCTGGAGGATCGCCTGCTAGTAGAGCGTTTGCTTATCACCTCATTGGTTCCCTACAAACTGGCGCCCGAGGAGCGCATGAAGAAACTGTACCATCTGCTGGGCGATCTTGATGCGAATGCAACCAAGGCCTTTGTTGAACTGCAAAAGAATCAAATGAAGACACGCAACACGGTTAGCGATTGGATCAAGCTGCATCACTCCAAGGAGTTTACTCCCCGGGTGCTCGGTCAACTGGCTGTTAAACAGACCACCATTGCCAA ATCAGCGCCTGCCGATTTCCGTCCTGTCCGGCTTCAGTGGGTGAGGATGACGGACATTGTTTATCCGAACGGCTGTCGGCCATTGGTGGAAGACCTGGGCACAGACGAGCTCATACGCCGCCTTAAG ACACTCGCCAATGTCCTGCAGACCATGGACCAAGATGACAATCTCTATCAACAATATATACCATTGGCACTCCACTTGCTGGACGACTTCTTTATGCAGCATACATCCCGCGATGTCCAACTGCTGATAGCGTGCTGCATAGCGGATGTATTGCGCGTATATGCGCCTGAGGCCCCCTACAAAGAGCAAGATCAAATCAAAAGCATTTTCAAGTTTTTTATCAAACAATTGCACGGTCTAAAGGATCCCCGCGATCCGTCCTTCAAGCGTTACTTTTATCTATTGGAGAACTTAGCCTTTGTCAAGTCTTTCAACATGTGCTTCGAGCTCGAGGACTGCCAGGAAATCTTCCACGACCTGTTTAGTACcatttttaaaattgtgaa CGATCAGCACAGTGCCAAGATCACAAACTTTTTCCTGGACGTGCTAAGTGCCCTGATAACCGAGGCTGACAATTTGTCCGTGGATCTTCTGGACCTCTTACTGATTAACATAGTGGAACCAAATAAATCAAGCAACAGATGTGCTGCACATATAACCGAGCAACTGCTCGCCAAGACCGGTGACGCATTGGAGTCCCCAATCAAAATG TTCTTTAACCGTGCATTGGTCATGGATAAGCCGAACAACAAACTGTCTattacaaacaaaaaatatgaTATCATCTATGAGCTTAATCGCATCAATCCCGATCTTCTGTACTCCGTGCTGCCCCAATTGGAGAACAAACTACTGTCCACTGATGATGCAGAAAGGCTGA AAGCCACCACGTTGCTGTCGCGCATGTTCTCCGAGAAGGACTCGCAGCTGTCGCAGAAATATCAAAACCTGTTACGCACCTTCTTGGGCCGCTTCTGCGATATCTCGGAGGCAGTGCGTGTCAAGTGCGTACAATCGCATGAATGGCCTGGCCTACATCTACAAAGTGGCCATCTGCGAACCAAATGA
- the LOC117190604 gene encoding sister chromatid cohesion protein PDS5 homolog A-like, whose amino-acid sequence MTDIVYPNGCRPLVEDLGTDELIRRLKTLANVLQTMDQDDNLYQQYIPLALHLLDDFFMQHTSRDVQLLIACCIADVLRVYAPEAPYKEQDQIKCIFKFFIKQLHGLKDPRDPSFKRYFYLLENLALVKSFNMCFELEDCQEIFHDLFSTIFKIVNDQHSAKITNFFLDVLSALITEADNLSVDLLDLLLINIVEPNKSSNRCAAHITEQLLAKTGDALESPIKMFFNRALVMDKPNNKLSITNKIYDIIYELNRINPDLLYSVLPQLENKLLSTDDAERLKAKQRVDWIKNKILHGYYKVGLEDRLLVERLLITSLVPYKLAPEERMKKLYHLLGDLDANATKAFVELQKNQMKTRNTVSDWIKLHHSKEFTPRVLGQLAVKQTTIAKSAPADFRPVRLQWVRMTDIVYPNGCRPLVEDLGTDELIRRLKTLANVLQTMDQDDNLYQQYIPLALHLLDDFFMQHTSRDVQLLIACCIADVLRVYAPEAPYKEQDQIKSIFKFFIKQLHGLKDPRDPSFKRYFYLLENLAFVKSFNMCFELEDCQEIFHDLFSTIFKIVNDQHSAKITNFFLDVLSALITEADNLSVDLLDLLLINIVEPNKSSNRCAAHITEQLLAKTGDALESPIKMFFNRALVMDKPNNKLSIPNKIYDIIYELNRLIASRSSVLRAAPIGEQTTVH is encoded by the exons ATGACGGACATTGTTTATCCGAACGGCTGTCGGCCATTGGTGGAAGACCTGGGCACAGACGAGCTCATACGCCGCCTTAAG ACACTCGCCAATGTCCTGCAGACCATGGACCAGGATGACAATCTCTATCAACAATATATACCATTGGCACTCCACCTGCTGGACGACTTCTTTATGCAGCATACATCCCGCGATGTCCAACTGCTGATAGCGTGCTGCATAGCGGATGTATTGCGCGTATATGCGCCTGAGGCCCCCTACAAAGAGCAAGATCaaatcaaatgcattttcaagtTTTTTATCAAACAATTGCACGGTCTAAAGGATCCCCGCGATCCGTCCTTCAAGCGTTACTTTTATCTATTGGAGAACTTAGCCCTTGTCAAGTCTTTCAACATGTGCTTCGAGCTCGAGGACTGCCAGGAAATCTTCCACGACCTGTTTAGTACcatttttaaaattgtgaa CGATCAGCACAGTGCCAAGATCACAAACTTTTTCCTGGACGTGCTGAGTGCCCTGATAACCGAGGCTGACAATTTGTCCGTGGATCTTCTGGACCTCTTACTGATTAACATAGTGGAACCAAATAAATCAAGCAACAGATGTGCTGCACATATAACCGAGCAACTGCTCGCCAAGACCGGTGACGCATTGGAGTCCCCAATCAAAATG TTCTTTAACCGTGCATTGGTCATGGATAAGCCGAACAACAAACTGTCTATTACAAACAAAATCTATGATATCATCTATGAGCTTAATCGCATCAATCCCGATCTTCTGTACTCCGTGCTGCCCCAATTGGAGAACAAACTACTGTCCACTGATGATGCAGAAAGGCTGA AAGCCAAGCAGAGAGTGGACTGGATCAAGAACAAGATACTGCACGGCTACTACAAGGTGGGTCTGGAGGATCGCCTGCTAGTAGAGCGTTTGCTTATCACCTCATTGGTTCCCTACAAACTGGCGCCCGAGGAGCGCATGAAGAAACTGTACCATCTGCTGGGCGATCTTGATGCGAATGCAACCAAGGCCTTTGTTGAACTGCAAAAGAATCAAATGAAGACACGCAACACGGTTAGCGATTGGATCAAGCTGCATCACTCCAAGGAGTTTACTCCCCGGGTGCTCGGTCAACTGGCTGTTAAACAGACCACCATTGCCAA ATCAGCGCCTGCCGATTTCCGTCCTGTCCGGCTTCAGTGGGTGAGGATGACGGACATTGTTTATCCGAACGGCTGTCGGCCATTGGTGGAAGACCTGGGCACAGACGAGCTCATACGCCGCCTTAAG ACACTCGCCAATGTCCTGCAGACCATGGACCAGGATGACAATCTCTATCAACAATATATACCATTGGCACTCCACTTGCTGGACGACTTCTTTATGCAGCATACATCCCGCGATGTCCAACTGCTGATAGCGTGCTGCATAGCGGATGTATTGCGCGTATATGCGCCTGAGGCCCCCTACAAAGAGCAAGATCAAATCAAAAGCATTTTCAAGTTTTTTATCAAACAATTGCACGGTCTAAAGGATCCCCGCGATCCGTCCTTCAAGCGTTACTTTTATCTATTGGAGAACTTAGCCTTTGTCAAGTCTTTCAACATGTGCTTCGAGCTCGAGGACTGCCAGGAAATCTTCCACGACCTGTTTAGTACcatttttaaaattgtgaa CGATCAGCACAGTGCCAAGATCACAAACTTTTTCCTGGACGTGCTAAGTGCCCTGATAACCGAGGCTGACAATTTGTCCGTGGATCTTCTGGACCTCTTACTGATTAACATAGTGGAACCAAATAAATCAAGCAACAGATGTGCTGCACATATAACCGAGCAACTGCTCGCCAAGACCGGTGACGCATTGGAGTCCCCAATCAAAATG TTCTTTAACCGTGCATTGGTCATGGATAAGCCGAACAACAAACTGTCTATTCCAAACAAAATATATGATATCATCTATGAGCTTAATCGCTTAATCGCATCCCGATCTTCTGTACTCCGTGCTGCCCCAATTGGAGAACAAACTACTGTCCACTGA
- the LOC117190606 gene encoding sister chromatid cohesion protein PDS5 homolog A-like, translating to MTDIVYPNGCRPLVEDLGTDELIRRLKTLANVLQTMDQDDNLYQQYIPLALHLLDDFFMQHTSRDVQLLIACCIADVLRVYAPEAPYKEQDQIKSIFKFFIKQLHGLKDPRDPSFKRYFYLLENLAFVKSFNMCFELEDCQEIFHDLFSTIFKIVNDQHSAKITNFFLDVLSALITEADNLSVDLLDLLLINIVEPNKSSNRCAAHITEQLLAKTGDALESPIKMLYFFMPS from the exons ATGACGGACATTGTTTATCCGAACGGCTGTCGGCCATTGGTGGAAGACCTGGGCACAGACGAGCTCATACGCCGCCTTAAG ACACTCGCCAATGTCCTGCAGACCATGGACCAGGATGACAATCTCTATCAACAATATATACCATTGGCACTCCACTTGCTGGACGACTTCTTTATGCAGCATACATCCCGCGATGTCCAACTGCTGATAGCGTGCTGCATAGCGGATGTATTGCGCGTATATGCGCCTGAGGCCCCCTACAAAGAGCAAGATCAAATCAAAAGCATTTTCAAGTTTTTTATCAAACAATTGCACGGTCTAAAGGATCCCCGCGATCCGTCCTTCAAGCGTTACTTTTATCTATTGGAGAACTTAGCCTTTGTCAAGTCTTTCAACATGTGCTTCGAGCTCGAGGACTGCCAGGAAATCTTCCACGACCTGTTTAGTACcatttttaaaattgtgaa CGATCAGCACAGTGCCAAGATCACAAACTTTTTCCTGGACGTGCTAAGTGCCCTGATAACCGAGGCTGACAATTTGTCCGTGGATCTTCTGGACCTCTTACTGATTAACATAGTGGAACCAAATAAATCAAGCAACAGATGTGCTGCACATATAACCGAGCAACTGCTCGCCAAGACCGGTGACGCATTGGAGTCCCCAATCAAAATG CTCTATTTCTTCATGCCCTCCTAG
- the LOC117190605 gene encoding sister chromatid cohesion protein PDS5 homolog A-like isoform X1, protein MTDIVYPNGCRPLVEDLGTDELIRRLKTLANVLQTMDQDDNLYQQYIPLALHLLDDFFMQHTSRDVQLLIACCIADVLRVYAPEAPYKEQDQIKCIFKFFIKQLHGLKDPRDPSFKRYFYLLENLALVKSFNMCFELEDCQEIFHDLFSTIFKIVNDQHSAKITNFFLDVLSALITEADNLSVDLLDLLLINIVEPNKSSNRCAAHITEQLLAKTGDALESPIKMFFNRALVMDKPNNKLSITNKIYDIIYELNRINPDLLYSVLPQLENKLLSTDDAERLKATTLLSRMFSEKDSQLSQKYQNLLRTFLGRFCDISEAVRVKCVQSHEWPGLHLQSGHLRTK, encoded by the exons ATGACGGACATTGTTTATCCGAACGGCTGTCGGCCATTGGTGGAAGACCTGGGCACAGACGAGCTCATACGCCGCCTTAAG ACACTCGCCAATGTCCTGCAGACCATGGACCAGGATGACAATCTCTATCAACAATATATACCATTGGCACTCCACCTGCTGGACGACTTCTTTATGCAGCATACATCACGCGATGTCCAACTGCTGATAGCGTGCTGCATAGCGGATGTATTGCGCGTATATGCGCCTGAGGCCCCCTACAAAGAGCAAGATCaaatcaaatgcattttcaagtTTTTTATCAAACAATTGCACGGTCTAAAGGATCCCCGCGATCCGTCCTTCAAGCGTTACTTTTATCTATTGGAGAACTTAGCCCTTGTCAAGTCTTTCAACATGTGCTTCGAGCTCGAGGACTGCCAGGAAATCTTCCACGACCTGTTTAGTACcatttttaaaattgtgaa CGATCAGCACAGTGCCAAGATCACAAACTTTTTCCTGGACGTGCTGAGTGCCCTGATAACCGAGGCTGACAATTTGTCCGTGGATCTTCTGGACCTCTTACTGATTAACATAGTGGAACCAAATAAATCAAGCAACAGATGTGCTGCACATATAACCGAGCAACTGCTCGCCAAGACCGGTGACGCATTGGAGTCCCCAATCAAAATG TTCTTTAACCGTGCATTGGTCATGGATAAGCCGAACAACAAACTGTCTATTACAAACAAAATCTATGATATCATCTATGAGCTTAATCGCATCAATCCCGATCTTCTGTACTCCGTGCTGCCCCAATTGGAGAACAAACTTCTTTCCACTGATGATGCAGAAAGGCTGA AAGCCACCACGTTGCTGTCGCGCATGTTCTCCGAGAAGGACTCGCAGCTGTCGCAGAAATATCAAAACCTGTTACGCACCTTCTTGGGCCGCTTCTGCGATATCTCGGAGGCAGTGCGTGTCAAGTGCGTACAATCGCATGAATGGCCTGGCCTACATCTACAAAGTGGCCATCTGCGAACCAAATGA
- the LOC117190605 gene encoding sister chromatid cohesion protein PDS5 homolog A-like isoform X2: MTDIVYPNGCRPLVEDLGTDELIRRLKTLANVLQTMDQDDNLYQQYIPLALHLLDDFFMQHTSRDVQLLIACCIADVLRVYAPEAPYKEQDQIKCIFKFFIKQLHGLKDPRDPSFKRYFYLLENLALVKSFNMCFELEDCQEIFHDLFSTIFKIVNDQHSAKITNFFLDVLSALITEADNLSVDLLDLLLINIVEPNKSSNRCAAHITEQLLAKTGDALESPIKMLYFFMPS; encoded by the exons ATGACGGACATTGTTTATCCGAACGGCTGTCGGCCATTGGTGGAAGACCTGGGCACAGACGAGCTCATACGCCGCCTTAAG ACACTCGCCAATGTCCTGCAGACCATGGACCAGGATGACAATCTCTATCAACAATATATACCATTGGCACTCCACCTGCTGGACGACTTCTTTATGCAGCATACATCACGCGATGTCCAACTGCTGATAGCGTGCTGCATAGCGGATGTATTGCGCGTATATGCGCCTGAGGCCCCCTACAAAGAGCAAGATCaaatcaaatgcattttcaagtTTTTTATCAAACAATTGCACGGTCTAAAGGATCCCCGCGATCCGTCCTTCAAGCGTTACTTTTATCTATTGGAGAACTTAGCCCTTGTCAAGTCTTTCAACATGTGCTTCGAGCTCGAGGACTGCCAGGAAATCTTCCACGACCTGTTTAGTACcatttttaaaattgtgaa CGATCAGCACAGTGCCAAGATCACAAACTTTTTCCTGGACGTGCTGAGTGCCCTGATAACCGAGGCTGACAATTTGTCCGTGGATCTTCTGGACCTCTTACTGATTAACATAGTGGAACCAAATAAATCAAGCAACAGATGTGCTGCACATATAACCGAGCAACTGCTCGCCAAGACCGGTGACGCATTGGAGTCCCCAATCAAAATG CTCTATTTCTTCATGCCCTCCTAG
- the LOC117190607 gene encoding uncharacterized protein LOC117190607, translating to MVAPGSRSASPIPRRQFWLNLAGFLGCDWEFHASSSLDLFGMVPVFGFCLRSWINSTFWRRGAITSVMAPISSIKPRRISSCSVLLRVSAMLPLHVSCACAMATFTPERISEGSALDWPGKFQLSSPRPSAPCVSPPCICPWRLPGGGVLRVIFCLDRKLTIA from the exons ATGGTGGCACCTGGATCCAGGTCCGCATCGCCTATTCCTCGGCGCCAGTTCTGGCTCAACCTCGCCGGCTTCCTTGGATGCGACTGGGAATTCCATGCGTCATCGTCCTTGGACCTTTTTGGAATGGTCCCTGTGTTCGGCTTCTGCCTGAG GTCTTGGATCAATTCCACGTTCTGGCGCAGAGGCGCCATCACCTCTGTTATGGCCCCCATCAGCTCCATAAAGCCGCGACGGATCTCCTCCTGCAGCGTCTTACTCAGGGTATCTGCCATGCTGCCTCTCCACGTCTCTTGTGCTTGCGCTATGGCGACATTTACTCCTGAGAGAATCTCGGAGGGCAGTGCGTTGGATTGGCCTGGCAAATTCCAGCTGTCGTCTCCACGCCCCTCAGCGCCCTGTGTGTCACCGCCTTGCATCTGTCCTTGGAGGTTACCTGGTGGAGGAGTCCTGCGGGTCATTTTCTGTTTAGACCGCAAGTT AACAATCGCCTAA